In Verrucomicrobiia bacterium, a genomic segment contains:
- a CDS encoding biopolymer transporter TolR has product MKTPHPQTVLKNAGRLVAAVTLLSLQSAVAAIGDFEANTDVGNPAKTGSAAYDATNDTYTVFGGGKNIWFDKDEFHYVWRKIKGDFILQTRAHLVGQGVEPHRKLGLMVRSSLDTSSPEVNAVVHGDGLTSLQFRRDTGAKTEEMKSTLTAADVIQLERRGDKYTMSVARFGEPFITSEVTNLDLGDEVYVGLFVCAHNTTVIEQAVFQDVRLTIPAPKNFVPYRDYLGSRLETMDVDTGKRTILYSTDAGIEAPNWTPDGATLIYNSRGRLFNFPLATQQPVPLDTGFATHCNNDHVLSFDGKTLGISHSPKETGAKSVVYTLPVTGGKPKQITEKSPSYLHGFSPDGKFLIYTGQRDGDFDIYRIPVTGGEETRLTTAKGLDDGSEYSPDGKCIYFNSARTGTMQLWRMLADGSQQEPLTHGEFNDWFPHVSPDGKRIVFISFSKEVPAEQHPYYQHVYLREMPASGGEPKVIAYLYGGQGTINVPSWSPDSKRVAFVSHTGKAGGSIPTSTP; this is encoded by the coding sequence ATGAAAACACCGCATCCTCAAACCGTTCTTAAAAATGCCGGACGCCTGGTTGCTGCCGTGACCCTCCTGTCACTGCAAAGCGCGGTGGCCGCGATTGGTGACTTCGAAGCGAACACCGACGTCGGCAATCCCGCCAAGACCGGTTCCGCCGCTTACGATGCCACGAACGATACCTACACCGTCTTCGGTGGCGGCAAGAACATCTGGTTCGACAAGGACGAATTCCATTATGTTTGGCGTAAGATCAAAGGTGATTTCATTCTCCAAACCCGCGCCCATCTCGTGGGCCAGGGCGTGGAGCCGCACCGCAAACTTGGCTTGATGGTGCGCTCCAGCCTCGACACCAGTTCGCCCGAGGTCAATGCCGTGGTGCATGGCGACGGCCTGACCTCGCTACAGTTCCGCCGCGACACCGGCGCGAAGACGGAGGAGATGAAATCCACGCTGACGGCGGCGGATGTGATCCAGCTTGAACGGCGCGGCGACAAATACACCATGTCGGTCGCGCGCTTCGGCGAACCGTTCATCACTTCCGAAGTGACCAATCTGGACCTCGGCGACGAGGTCTACGTCGGGCTGTTCGTTTGCGCGCATAACACCACCGTGATCGAGCAGGCGGTTTTTCAAGACGTGCGGCTGACGATTCCCGCGCCAAAAAATTTCGTTCCCTATCGTGATTACCTCGGCAGCCGGCTGGAAACCATGGACGTGGATACCGGCAAGCGCACCATTCTCTACTCCACGGATGCGGGCATTGAAGCCCCAAACTGGACGCCCGACGGCGCGACGTTGATCTACAATTCCCGTGGCCGGCTGTTCAATTTTCCGCTGGCCACCCAGCAGCCGGTGCCGCTCGACACTGGATTCGCCACCCACTGCAACAACGACCATGTGCTTTCCTTCGACGGAAAAACTTTGGGCATCAGCCATTCGCCGAAAGAGACTGGGGCCAAATCCGTCGTTTACACGCTGCCGGTGACGGGCGGGAAACCGAAACAAATCACGGAGAAGTCGCCGTCGTATCTGCACGGCTTTTCGCCGGACGGAAAGTTCCTCATTTACACCGGCCAGCGCGACGGCGATTTCGACATCTACCGGATTCCCGTCACCGGTGGCGAAGAGACGCGCCTGACCACGGCCAAAGGTTTGGACGACGGCTCGGAATACAGCCCCGACGGAAAATGCATCTATTTTAATTCGGCGCGCACCGGCACGATGCAACTTTGGCGCATGTTGGCCGACGGCTCGCAGCAGGAGCCATTGACGCACGGTGAATTCAATGACTGGTTCCCGCACGTTTCGCCGGACGGCAAGCGTATCGTGTTCATTTCGTTCTCAAAGGAAGTTCCGGCGGAGCAGCACCCGTATTACCAGCACGTTTATCTGCGCGAGATGCCCGCGAGCGGCGGCGAACCCAAGGTGATCGCTTACCTCTACGGCGGACAAGGCACCATCAACGTGCCCTCCTGGAGTCCCGACAGCAAACGCGTGGCTTTCGTTAGTCACACGGGCAAAGCCGGCGGATCAATTCCAACTTCCACCCCATGA